From a single Haloarcula sp. DT43 genomic region:
- a CDS encoding transcription initiation factor IIB, with product MERPTRQRESDQEEREEESENTGQQTCPECESESISSDGGGELVCEDCGLVIEDENIDRGPEWRAFNHSERQSKSRVGAPTTQTMHDKGLTTQIDWKDKDAYGRSLSSEKRSQMHRLRKWQERIRTKDAGERNLQFALSEIDRMASALGVPRSVREVASVIYRRALNEDLIRGRSIEGVATACLYAACRQEGIPRSLEEVSDVSRVEQKEIGRTYRYVAQELELKMEPVDPKQYVPRFASELELSEEVQSKANEIIDTTAEQGLLSGKSPTGYAAAAIYAASLLCNEKKTQREVADVAQVTEVTIRNRYQEQIEAMGIH from the coding sequence ATGGAACGGCCGACGCGCCAGCGGGAGTCTGACCAGGAGGAACGCGAGGAGGAGTCCGAGAACACGGGCCAGCAGACCTGCCCCGAGTGTGAGTCGGAGTCCATATCCAGCGACGGCGGCGGTGAACTCGTCTGTGAGGACTGTGGCCTCGTCATCGAGGACGAGAACATCGACCGCGGGCCGGAGTGGCGGGCGTTCAACCACTCCGAGCGCCAGTCCAAGTCACGCGTCGGAGCCCCCACGACCCAGACGATGCACGACAAGGGGCTGACCACACAGATAGACTGGAAGGACAAGGACGCCTACGGTCGGTCGCTCTCCTCCGAGAAGCGGAGCCAGATGCACCGACTGCGGAAGTGGCAGGAGCGCATCCGGACCAAGGACGCCGGCGAGCGGAACCTGCAGTTCGCGCTGTCGGAAATCGACCGCATGGCCAGCGCACTCGGCGTCCCCCGCTCGGTCCGGGAGGTCGCCTCGGTCATCTACCGGCGCGCGCTCAACGAGGACCTCATCCGCGGACGCTCCATCGAGGGCGTCGCTACCGCCTGCCTGTACGCGGCCTGTCGACAGGAGGGCATCCCCCGGAGCCTCGAAGAAGTCTCGGACGTCTCCCGGGTCGAACAGAAGGAAATCGGGCGGACGTATCGGTACGTCGCCCAGGAACTCGAACTGAAGATGGAGCCGGTCGACCCCAAGCAGTACGTCCCCCGGTTCGCCTCGGAGTTGGAACTCTCCGAAGAGGTCCAGTCGAAGGCCAACGAGATAATCGACACCACCGCCGAGCAGGGCCTGCTCTCGGGCAAGTCGCCCACGGGGTACGCCGCCGCAGCCATCTACGCCGCCTCGCTGCTGTGCAACGAGAAGAAGACCCAGCGCGAGGTCGCCGACGTGGCCCAGGTGACGGAGGTCACCATCCGGAACCGGTACCAGGAACAGATCGAAGCGATGGGCATCCACTGA
- a CDS encoding RNA methyltransferase produces MISVAVVDAETPGNVGTIARSMKNFGLSELLLVDPPELDPDGEAYGFAGQAREDILPNARTVTFDHLVENYHTVACTATTNEDPANHVRYPATTPADLADSLRGVEGDVCVVFGRERVGLSNDELARLDRICSIPASESYPVLNLGQAATIVLYELRELTVDATQHPEELHALAEKPAVEGLHEEFDRFLHAIGHPEEKQHKARRLFRRVLGRAGPTGREAKTLRGLFRRARQRIDRAGDE; encoded by the coding sequence ATGATTTCGGTCGCCGTCGTCGACGCGGAGACGCCGGGCAACGTCGGCACCATCGCCCGGTCGATGAAGAACTTCGGCCTGTCGGAGCTGTTGCTCGTCGACCCGCCGGAACTCGACCCCGACGGCGAGGCCTACGGCTTCGCCGGGCAGGCCCGTGAGGACATCCTCCCGAACGCCCGGACGGTGACCTTCGACCACCTCGTCGAGAACTACCACACCGTCGCCTGCACGGCGACGACGAACGAGGACCCCGCCAACCACGTCCGGTACCCGGCGACGACGCCGGCCGACCTGGCCGACTCGCTCCGGGGCGTCGAGGGCGACGTCTGCGTCGTCTTCGGCCGCGAGCGGGTCGGGCTCTCGAACGACGAACTCGCCCGGCTGGACCGCATCTGCTCTATCCCCGCGAGCGAATCCTACCCCGTCCTGAACCTCGGACAGGCGGCCACCATCGTGCTCTACGAACTCCGCGAGCTGACCGTCGACGCGACCCAGCACCCCGAGGAGCTACACGCCCTCGCCGAGAAGCCGGCCGTCGAGGGGCTGCACGAGGAGTTCGACCGGTTCCTGCACGCTATCGGCCATCCCGAGGAGAAACAGCACAAGGCCCGGCGGCTGTTCCGCCGGGTGCTCGGCCGTGCGGGACCGACCGGGCGGGAGGCGAAGACGCTTCGTGGGCTGTTCCGGCGGGCCCGGCAGCGCATCGACCGCGCCGGGGACGAGTGA